The following are from one region of the Stigmatella ashevillena genome:
- a CDS encoding OPT/YSL family transporter, with product MNAPPESLDSSAAVSPVLTPPRLVTSPAPGALLGELTARSLVGGCAIGALLAITNVYMGLKTGWWESGSIVAAVLGFSGLTALGRRWGGGPTMLETNLTQTTASAVGAMPAVAGLLGSIPALTMMGLSVPAWGIVVWSATLGVLGVLAAYLLRSRLLEQEGLAFPTGVATAELITALHRTGRVERPGRAQVLLGSGLFTMAVTWLREVQGWVPMVTGAPGHLAGLSASTFTLGVGWSPMLMAVGMMAGLQMSLSMVLGALVSWVAIAPELVRAGSVDASLGYDGFSVWLTWPGVGLMVGAAVVSLAAQARALFGAAAKDLRSLGRTDEPSVGRWAVWAGVVASLLTLVLGRMVFGLPVLHTLLALALVLPLCAVCARGAGQMDISPVSQMGQLTQVASGTVFPGPTGLNVAAGSVVAGAVAQTGVSLWSYKAGHLLKSSPARQLLSQMLGVLVGSLVSVPVYLLLVDTYGLGEALPVPSAHQFRILASVSTQGLAGLPPDAARAAVIGFFVGAGLTLAARGRLERLVPSAVAMGLGMLLPAHSAMTIGLGALLVALARRLRPDMVDAHVPALGAGAIAGESIMGLLIAALVALGLIQRPG from the coding sequence ATGAATGCTCCGCCGGAGTCCTTGGACTCCTCGGCCGCCGTCTCCCCCGTGCTCACCCCCCCCCGGCTCGTCACCAGTCCTGCCCCCGGGGCGCTTTTGGGGGAGCTCACGGCGCGCTCCCTGGTGGGCGGCTGCGCCATTGGCGCGTTGCTGGCCATCACCAACGTCTACATGGGGCTGAAGACGGGCTGGTGGGAGAGCGGCTCCATCGTCGCGGCGGTGCTGGGCTTCAGCGGCCTGACGGCCCTGGGGCGGCGCTGGGGCGGGGGGCCGACGATGCTGGAGACGAACCTCACGCAGACAACGGCCTCCGCCGTGGGGGCCATGCCGGCGGTGGCGGGGCTCTTGGGCTCCATTCCGGCGCTGACGATGATGGGCCTGTCGGTGCCCGCCTGGGGCATCGTGGTCTGGAGCGCCACGCTGGGGGTGTTGGGGGTGCTGGCGGCGTACCTGCTGCGCAGCCGCCTGCTGGAGCAGGAAGGGCTGGCGTTTCCCACCGGCGTGGCCACCGCGGAGCTCATCACCGCCCTGCACCGCACGGGGCGGGTGGAGCGGCCGGGGCGCGCCCAGGTGCTGCTGGGCTCCGGGCTGTTCACCATGGCCGTGACGTGGCTGCGCGAGGTGCAGGGGTGGGTGCCCATGGTGACGGGGGCGCCCGGACATCTGGCGGGGCTGTCCGCCTCCACCTTCACGTTGGGCGTGGGCTGGAGCCCCATGCTGATGGCGGTGGGGATGATGGCGGGGCTTCAGATGTCCCTGAGCATGGTGCTGGGGGCGCTCGTGTCCTGGGTGGCCATCGCGCCGGAGCTCGTCCGCGCTGGGAGCGTGGACGCGTCCCTGGGCTATGACGGCTTCTCGGTGTGGCTCACCTGGCCCGGGGTGGGGTTGATGGTGGGCGCGGCCGTGGTGTCCCTGGCGGCGCAGGCGCGCGCCTTGTTTGGGGCGGCCGCGAAGGACCTGCGCTCCCTGGGGCGCACCGATGAGCCCTCCGTGGGCCGCTGGGCGGTGTGGGCCGGGGTGGTGGCGAGCCTGCTGACGCTGGTGCTGGGCCGGATGGTGTTCGGGCTGCCCGTGCTGCACACGTTGCTGGCGCTGGCGCTCGTGTTGCCGCTGTGCGCGGTGTGTGCGCGCGGTGCGGGGCAGATGGACATCTCCCCGGTGAGCCAGATGGGGCAGTTGACCCAGGTGGCCTCGGGCACCGTCTTCCCGGGGCCCACCGGGCTCAACGTCGCGGCGGGCTCGGTGGTGGCGGGCGCGGTGGCGCAGACGGGCGTGAGCCTCTGGTCCTACAAGGCGGGGCACTTGCTCAAGTCCTCTCCGGCGCGCCAGCTCCTGTCCCAGATGCTGGGGGTGCTCGTCGGCTCGCTGGTGAGCGTGCCCGTGTACCTGCTGTTGGTAGACACCTACGGGCTCGGCGAGGCGCTGCCCGTGCCGTCGGCGCACCAGTTCCGCATCTTGGCCAGCGTGTCCACCCAAGGGCTCGCGGGGCTGCCGCCGGATGCCGCTCGGGCCGCGGTCATCGGCTTCTTCGTGGGCGCGGGGCTGACGCTGGCCGCGCGGGGACGCCTGGAGCGGCTGGTTCCCTCAGCGGTGGCCATGGGGTTGGGCATGCTCCTGCCGGCGCACTCCGCCATGACGATTGGCCTGGGCGCCTTGCTGGTGGCGCTCGCGCGGCGGCTGCGTCCGGACATGGTGGACGCACACGTGCCCGCGCTGGGCGCGGGGGCCATCGCGGGCGAGTCCATCATGGGCCTGCTCATCGCCGCGCTGGTAGCTCTGGGGCTGATCCAACGCCCAGGCTGA
- a CDS encoding serine/threonine-protein kinase — protein MDYTFALTLPGYRIENLIARGGFGTLINAIRQEDGTRVAIKVAHAGNPLAELQLAREAEVLYTLGAPTVPTLYEVGSMEEGRPFLAMEYVPLPTLGEHLGRLSGPMSPSEFPSRALALIHALALIHAQGFVHCDLKPENIFLDDVASRVRVFDFGLAHALGPPGTATEPTLSNSHGAYAGTAEYMAPEQCAGSQAVDARTDVYALGVILYEMLTGRPPFFGTPAEVFQAHLSLRPPRPSEMAPVAPDVEEMVLRCLAKERARRFPTMAAAGEALRAALLQNTPPVSASSRPTPPPTEDASRTSQTRRSVAVLLFHSTANPLAVQKALATCGGQVAFREGSRFAGVFDPDAGENPVRRALRAAEALEEHRLATSVLVDVATVTVQRRPGSAPRYFGGPFSQKERYPTGTGTPPLMVTTAAADAVPDVRCVSIPDREGLLRPAEPEVAPRADMTVLKLGSELLIGRGEELEGLWQSAQEAVNDGAPTVATMLGDRGYGKSHFSATLTRKLQQTLPQAHVYELRAREPIGGDPDGTLRMLLRCALHDFERDDTGSEGSSRTSFFKRLGPTLATELWPGVSTTLGWSTPDSPEVQSRAAAPGALRSLAMRATAELLAATARIHPLCLLLDDAHFAEETALDALEYACLAERRAPLWVCVLARPEFERSRPSWGSRAARKYSLTLGPLSPVHAQALCRVLLRPVQNVPAMAVERIVERTRRVPLFLVELVRGLKRQGLMRQRGPGGSWYLVTDELDHVPEMRLVEWLADRELGVLPPALAAHARLCALLGSDFTLATAEGVVRELEREGGAADFPLDPRHATRRLLDLGLLVGHRQDDLSFRNELVREAAARTLPEAERIRIHRAAVNFYQSPAAAPERQRLPRLAFHAAAAGLRDEAVALYLDLAESARGRHAYLDAESMYSRVLELVDPADELRGLTAYRGRGLMRYRIGRYDDSLADFARAREMARRRGDAHVEVEVLLDEAVAFDWVNDYTRSDECVQAARTRAADVPSSHVQTYLLLGVGRSWFRQGRWERACPPLEAAVDRSRTLGDAGYETRVMAQLLLAVILPNLGRIDEAEAVLEEVISACARRGDRFHLGGAINNRRNLWVARKDLEHALKDQERFMHLGRELGVVGWEYFAEYNLGELHYQAGNTSAASPHIARAIELERGHPEVASQPWALLLQARALAWEGLSEPAREVLEQVSEALATHQPPQELSSSAAVLFAMVELSTRQASPEEWTALQARSAEVSVEQEPLEVLELMALSALRRGEASLAVRILQEALLRAESIPNVMEGRLRRTLERALSLGVGSAPELPARR, from the coding sequence GTGGACTACACCTTTGCGCTGACTTTGCCGGGCTACCGCATCGAGAACCTCATCGCCCGGGGCGGCTTCGGCACCCTGATCAATGCCATCCGTCAGGAGGATGGGACACGGGTGGCCATCAAGGTGGCCCATGCCGGCAACCCGCTGGCGGAGCTCCAGTTGGCGCGCGAGGCCGAGGTGCTCTACACGCTGGGCGCGCCCACGGTGCCCACGCTGTACGAGGTGGGCTCCATGGAAGAGGGGCGCCCCTTCCTGGCCATGGAGTACGTCCCGCTGCCCACGCTCGGGGAGCACCTGGGGCGGCTGTCCGGGCCCATGAGCCCCTCGGAGTTTCCGTCCCGCGCGTTGGCCCTCATCCACGCGCTGGCCCTCATTCATGCCCAGGGCTTCGTCCACTGCGATCTCAAGCCGGAGAACATCTTCCTGGATGATGTGGCCTCGCGCGTGCGCGTCTTCGACTTCGGACTGGCCCACGCGCTGGGCCCTCCGGGCACCGCCACCGAGCCCACGCTGAGCAACAGCCACGGCGCCTACGCGGGCACTGCGGAGTACATGGCGCCCGAGCAATGCGCGGGCAGCCAGGCGGTGGATGCCCGCACGGACGTGTACGCGCTGGGCGTCATCCTCTACGAGATGCTCACGGGGCGCCCCCCCTTCTTTGGAACGCCCGCAGAGGTGTTCCAGGCCCACCTCTCCCTGAGGCCCCCGCGCCCCTCCGAGATGGCCCCGGTGGCGCCCGACGTGGAGGAGATGGTGCTGCGGTGCCTGGCCAAGGAGCGTGCCCGGCGCTTCCCCACCATGGCCGCCGCGGGCGAGGCGTTGCGCGCGGCGCTGCTCCAGAACACCCCCCCCGTGAGCGCGTCGTCCCGCCCCACCCCTCCCCCCACCGAAGATGCCTCGCGCACGTCCCAGACGCGCCGCTCGGTGGCGGTGCTGCTCTTCCACTCCACCGCCAACCCGCTCGCCGTGCAGAAGGCGCTGGCCACCTGCGGCGGGCAGGTGGCCTTCCGCGAGGGCTCGCGCTTCGCCGGGGTGTTTGATCCCGACGCCGGAGAGAACCCGGTGCGGCGCGCCCTCCGCGCCGCGGAGGCGCTGGAAGAGCACCGGCTGGCCACCAGCGTCCTGGTGGACGTGGCCACCGTCACCGTGCAGCGCCGCCCGGGTTCCGCCCCGCGCTACTTCGGGGGCCCCTTCTCGCAGAAGGAGCGCTACCCCACCGGCACGGGCACCCCGCCGCTGATGGTGACCACCGCCGCGGCAGACGCGGTGCCGGACGTGCGCTGCGTCTCCATTCCGGATCGCGAGGGGCTGCTGCGCCCCGCCGAGCCCGAGGTGGCCCCGCGCGCGGACATGACGGTGCTCAAGCTGGGCAGCGAGCTGCTGATCGGCCGAGGCGAGGAGTTGGAGGGGCTCTGGCAGAGCGCGCAAGAAGCGGTGAATGACGGCGCCCCCACCGTGGCCACGATGCTGGGCGATCGGGGCTACGGCAAGAGCCACTTCAGCGCCACGCTCACCCGGAAGCTCCAGCAGACGCTGCCCCAGGCCCACGTCTACGAGTTGCGCGCCCGCGAGCCGATTGGAGGCGATCCCGACGGCACCCTGCGCATGCTGCTGCGGTGCGCGCTGCATGACTTCGAGCGGGATGACACGGGCTCGGAGGGTTCCAGCCGCACCTCCTTCTTCAAGCGGCTGGGGCCCACACTGGCCACCGAGCTGTGGCCCGGGGTGTCCACCACCCTGGGCTGGTCCACGCCCGACAGCCCCGAGGTGCAGAGCCGAGCCGCGGCCCCGGGCGCGCTGCGCTCGCTGGCCATGCGCGCCACGGCCGAACTGCTGGCCGCCACCGCCCGAATCCACCCCCTGTGCCTGCTCTTGGATGACGCCCACTTCGCCGAGGAGACGGCGCTGGATGCGCTGGAGTACGCCTGCCTCGCCGAGCGGCGCGCCCCGCTGTGGGTGTGCGTCCTGGCCCGCCCCGAGTTCGAGCGCAGCCGCCCGAGCTGGGGCTCGCGCGCCGCGCGCAAGTACAGCCTCACCCTGGGCCCGCTGTCCCCCGTGCACGCCCAGGCGCTGTGCCGCGTGCTGCTGCGCCCGGTGCAGAACGTGCCGGCCATGGCGGTGGAGCGCATCGTCGAGCGCACCCGGCGCGTGCCCCTCTTCCTGGTGGAGCTGGTGCGCGGCCTCAAGCGCCAGGGGCTGATGCGCCAGCGCGGCCCCGGCGGCAGTTGGTACCTCGTCACCGACGAGTTGGACCATGTGCCGGAGATGCGGCTGGTGGAGTGGCTGGCGGACCGGGAGCTGGGCGTGTTGCCCCCAGCCCTCGCGGCGCACGCGCGGCTGTGCGCCCTGCTGGGCTCGGACTTCACCCTGGCCACGGCCGAGGGCGTGGTGCGCGAGTTGGAGCGCGAGGGCGGCGCGGCGGACTTCCCGTTGGATCCACGCCACGCCACGCGCCGGCTGTTGGATCTCGGGCTGCTGGTGGGCCACCGGCAGGACGACCTGAGCTTCCGCAACGAGCTGGTGCGCGAGGCGGCGGCGCGCACGCTGCCGGAGGCCGAGCGCATCCGCATCCACCGCGCGGCCGTCAACTTCTACCAGAGCCCCGCCGCCGCCCCCGAGCGGCAACGGCTGCCGCGCCTGGCCTTCCACGCCGCCGCCGCCGGCCTGCGGGACGAGGCCGTCGCCCTCTACCTGGACCTGGCCGAGTCGGCCCGGGGCCGCCACGCGTACCTGGACGCCGAGAGCATGTACTCGCGGGTGCTGGAGCTGGTGGATCCGGCGGACGAGTTGCGCGGCCTCACCGCGTACCGGGGGCGTGGCCTGATGCGCTACCGCATCGGCCGGTATGACGACTCGCTCGCCGACTTCGCCCGCGCCCGGGAGATGGCCCGAAGGCGGGGCGACGCGCACGTGGAAGTCGAGGTGCTGCTGGACGAGGCGGTGGCCTTCGACTGGGTGAACGACTACACCCGCTCGGATGAGTGCGTGCAGGCGGCGCGGACGCGCGCCGCCGACGTGCCTTCCTCCCATGTCCAGACCTACCTGCTGCTGGGCGTGGGCCGCTCCTGGTTCCGCCAGGGCCGGTGGGAGCGTGCCTGCCCTCCGTTGGAGGCCGCTGTGGACCGCTCCCGCACGCTGGGGGACGCGGGCTACGAGACGCGCGTCATGGCGCAACTGCTCCTGGCCGTCATCCTCCCCAACCTGGGCCGCATCGACGAGGCGGAGGCCGTGCTGGAGGAGGTGATTTCCGCCTGCGCCCGGCGCGGGGACCGGTTCCACCTGGGCGGTGCCATCAACAACCGCCGCAACCTCTGGGTGGCGCGCAAGGACCTGGAGCACGCGCTGAAGGACCAGGAGCGCTTCATGCACCTGGGCCGCGAGCTGGGCGTGGTGGGCTGGGAGTACTTCGCCGAGTACAACCTGGGCGAGCTGCACTACCAGGCCGGCAACACCTCCGCGGCCTCGCCCCACATCGCCCGCGCCATCGAGCTGGAGCGGGGCCATCCGGAGGTGGCCTCCCAGCCCTGGGCGCTCCTGCTCCAGGCGCGCGCGCTGGCGTGGGAGGGCCTGTCCGAGCCCGCGCGGGAAGTGCTCGAGCAGGTGAGCGAGGCGCTCGCCACCCATCAGCCCCCGCAGGAGCTGAGCTCCTCCGCGGCGGTCCTCTTCGCCATGGTGGAGCTGTCCACGCGGCAGGCCAGCCCCGAGGAGTGGACGGCCCTTCAGGCCCGCTCCGCCGAGGTCTCCGTGGAGCAGGAGCCCCTGGAGGTGCTGGAGCTGATGGCGCTCTCGGCGCTGCGGCGGGGAGAGGCCTCCCTGGCCGTGCGCATCCTCCAGGAGGCGCTCCTGCGCGCCGAGAGCATCCCCAACGTCATGGAAGGCAGGCTGCGCCGGACATTGGAGCGCGCGCTCAGCCTGGGCGTTGGATCAGCCCCAGAGCTACCAGCGCGGCGATGA